ACGCACTCTCCGCCGGTCATGGGCCAGCGGATTCACCGTATCATTCGCCAGGAGCTCGGCTGTCGCGACCCGTACCGCGACGTCAAAGACCGGATGAACCGCATTGCCGAAGAACTCCTCCCGTCTCTATGCGCGTCGATGGCGTACCAGCCGGACCAGCACGAAGCGGCTGTCCGGATGGCCATCGGCGGAAATCTCCTCGACGTCGGTGCCAAGACGCAGATTGCCGCCGAGGACATCCCTCGTCACATGAATGCAATCTGGACCCAGCCGCTACGGGGTGACGTAGACGCGCTGTTCCGGGCGGCCGATGAGGCTCACTGCATTCTGTATCTGACGGATAACGCGGGCGAGACGGTCTTCGACCGCGTGCTGATCGAGGCACTGCCGGCAGAGAAGATCACCGTTTTCGTACGCGGCGCGCCGGTGCTCAACGACGCCACGA
The genomic region above belongs to Kiritimatiellia bacterium and contains:
- a CDS encoding DUF89 family protein gives rise to the protein MKTEIECIPCFVRQAVEAVALIVKDPARREALLRKLLHEIANSEWTHSPPVMGQRIHRIIRQELGCRDPYRDVKDRMNRIAEELLPSLCASMAYQPDQHEAAVRMAIGGNLLDVGAKTQIAAEDIPRHMNAIWTQPLRGDVDALFRAADEAHCILYLTDNAGETVFDRVLIEALPAEKITVFVRGAPVLNDATMEDAVAAGLSETAPVFDNGSDAPGAILEDCSEEFRRWFERADLIIAKGQGNYETLSDTTKRVFFLFTVKCPVIAAHVGEPVGSLVVKENRDI